The following are from one region of the Juglans regia cultivar Chandler chromosome 10, Walnut 2.0, whole genome shotgun sequence genome:
- the LOC109013138 gene encoding elongation factor 1-gamma-like, protein MALVLHSGSTNKNAYKALIVAEYIGVDVQLVKNFEMGVSNKTPEFIKMNPIGKVPVLETPNGPVFESNAIARYVARLKADNPLFGTSLIEYAHIEQWIDFASLEIDANILHWFIPRIGFAVYLPPAEEAAISALKRALDALNTHLASNTYLVGHSVTLADIVMICNLVLGFNRILTKSFTSEFPHVERYFWTMVNQPNFRKILGEVRQTESIPPVQSAKKPSQPKEPAKPKSKAEPKKEVKKDLAPPKVEGAGEEEEAPKPKAKNPLDLLPPSKMILDEWKRLYSNTKTNFREVAVKGFWDMYDPEGYSLWFCDYKYNDENTVSFVTLNKVGGFLQRMDLARKYAFGKMLVIGSEPPFKVKGLWLFRGQEIPQFVIDECYDMELYEWKKVDINDEAEKERVNQMIEDYEPFEGEALLDAKCFK, encoded by the exons GTCCTGCATTCGGGGAGCACAAATAAGAATGCTTACAAGGCACTTATTGTGGCTGAGTATATTGGAGTCGATGTTCAGTTGGTGAAGAATTTTGAGATGGGGGTTTCAAACAAAACTCCCGAGTTTATCAAGATGAACCCCATTGGAAAG GTTCCTGTGCTGGAGACACCCAATGGTCCTGTATTTGAGAGTAATGCCATTGCACGCTATG TTGCACGTTTGAAGGCTGATAATCCTCTCTTTGGCACTTCATTGATTGAATAT GCCCATATTGAGCAATGGATTGATTTTGCATCATTGGAAATAGATGCCAATATTTTGCACTGGTTCATACCGCGAATTGGTTTTGCCGTTTACCTTCCACCG GCTGAAGAAGCTGCCATTTCTGCACTGAAGAGAGCATTAGATGCCTTAAATACACACCTTGCTTCCAACACTTACCTTGTCGGACATTCTGTGACATTGGCTGATATCGTTATGATTTGTAACTTGGTTCTTGGATTTAACCGGATCTTGACCAAGAGTTTTACCTCTGAATTCCCTCATGTAGAGAGATACTTCTGGACCATGGTTAATCAGCCCAATTTCCGAAAGATATTGGGTGAGGTGAGGCAAACTGAATCCATCCCACCAGTTCAGTCTGCAAAGAAGCCTTCACAGCCAAAAGAACCTGCTAAACCTAAGTCAAAAGCTGAACCAAAGAAAGAGGTCAAGAAAGATCTAGCACCACCTAAAGTAGAAGGGGCTGGTGAGGAGGAAGAGGCCCCCAAACCCAAAGCAAAGAATCCTCTTGATCTTTTGCCTCCTAGTAAGATGATTCTGGATGAATGGAAAAGACTTTACTCAAACACAAAGACTAACTTCCGTGAGGTTGCAGTTAAAG GGTTTTGGGACATGTATGATCCTGAGGGATACTCCCTATGGTTCTGTGATTACAAGTATAATGACGAGAATACGGTCTCCTTTGTAACTTTGAACAAGGTGGGTGGTTTCCTGCAACGTATGGATTTGGCTCGTAAGTATGCATTCGGAAAGATGCTGGTTATCGGCTCAGAGCCACCATTCAAGGTGAAGGGCTTGTGGCTTTTCCGTGGACAAGAAATTCCTCAGTTCGTTATTGATGAGTGCTACGATATGGAGCTGTACGAATGGAAGAAGGTTGACATCAATGATGAAGCAGAGAAGGAGCGCGTCAATCAAATGATTGAAGATTATGAGCCGTTCGAGGGGGAGGCTTTGTTGGATGCCAAGTGCTTCAAGTGA
- the LOC109016631 gene encoding uncharacterized protein LOC109016631: MSRFPIPRSLQFPLLLCSIHLQFISGLASDPLSTKNDNKTMSHGSSSGSIGLKVAIVCLGLVAVVGFSVLLFKIWQKKKREEQHARLLKLFEDDDELEVELGIRD; the protein is encoded by the exons ATGAGTAGATTTCCAATCCCTAGATCTCTGCAATTCCCTTTACTGCTGTGCTCGATCCATCTGCAATTCAtttcag GGTTGGCGAGCGATCCATTGAGTAccaaaaatgataacaaaactATGAGTCATGGTTCTTCAAGTGGCTCTATAGGACTCAAGGTAGCCATTGTTTGCCTTGGTTTGGTCGCAGTTGTTGGTTTTTCTGTGCTCTTATTCAAGATATggcaaaaaaagaagagagaagagcaGCATGCACGTCTCCTAAAGCtttttgaagatgatgatgagctCGAGGTTGAGCTTGGTATTCGGGATTGA